A region of the Variovorax sp. 54 genome:
CGGACCGTCGAAGCCGCCGCCGTAGTTCTTGGGTTCCCAGGGCTGGCCGCCGGTGGTGCCGGCGTCGAAGAACAGCGGGCCGTCATTGATGACCGTGGCAGGGGTGAAGCCCTTTTCGAGCGCCGCCGAGTAAATGAAAGGCTTGAAGCTCGAGCCCGGCTGGCGCCAGGCCTGTGTGACGTGGTTGAACTTGTTCTTGCCGAAGTCGAAGCCGCCGACCAGCGCCTTGATGGCGCCGTCGCGCGGGTCCATGGCGACGAACGCGCCTTCGACCTCGGGCAGTTGGGTGATTTCCCAGGTGTTCTTGGGCGTCTTCGCGACGCGGATCACGGCGCCGCGGCGGATCTTGATGTTGGGCGGTGCCTTGTCCGACAGGCCGGACTGCGCAGGCTTGAGGCCGTCGCCGGTGATCTGCACGGCATCGCCGTTGGCCCGGATGGCCTGGATTTCCTTGGGCGTGGCCTTGAGCACCACGGCCGCCATCACGTCGCCGTTGTCGGGGTGGTCGTTCAGCACGTCGTCCACCGCTTCGTCGAGCTCCTTGGGGTCGTTCGGCAGGTCGATGAACTTCTCGGGGCCGCGGTACACCTGACGGCGTTCGTAGTCCATGATGCCCTTGCGCAGCGCCTTGTAGGCAGCCGCCTGGTCGGCCGCGACCAGCGAGGTGTAGACCTTGAGGCCGCGCGTGTAGGTGCTGTCGCCGTATTGCGCGTACATCAGCTGGCGCACGGTTTCGGCGACGTACTCGGCGTGCAGGCGGTTCGGATCGGCAGCGTCGCGCAGGTGCAGCTGTTCTTTCTTGGCCTCGGCCGCCTGCTCGGCGGTGATGAAACCGGCTTCCTGCATGCGGTCGATCACGTAGAACTGGCGTCCACGTGCGCGCTGCGGGTTGTTGACCGGGTTGTTCGCCCCGGGTGCCTTCGGCAGGCCGGCGAGCATGGCGGCCTCGGCGATCGTCATCTCGGACAGGGGCTTGCCGAAATAGGCTTCGGAGGCGGCTGCGAAACCGTAGGCGCGGTTTCCGAGGTAGATCTGGTTCAGGTAGATCTCGAAGATCTGGTCCTTGCTGAGCATGTGCTCCAGCTTGAAGGTCAGCAGCACTTCGTAGATCTTGCGCGTCAGCGTCTTCTCGGAGCTCAGGTAGACGTTGCGAGCCACCTGCATGGTGATGGTCGACGCGCCCTGGCTCTTCACGCGATTCAGATTCGCCAGGCCGGCGCGAACCAGGCCCTTGTAGTCGACCCCGCCGTGGTCATAGAAGCGGCTGTCTTCGGCGGCGAGGACGGCGTCCTTCACGACCTTGGGGATCGCGGCAATGGGGGTGAGGTTGCGTCGTTCTTCCCCGAATTCGCCGATCTGCGTGCCTTCGGCGGAGAAGACGCGCAGCGGCAGCTTGGGGCGGTAATCGGAAAGCTCAGAGATGTCCGGCAGGTTGGGATAGGCCACTGCCAGGGCCACGGCCACCACGCACAGGATGGAAAGCAGGCCCGCCGCAGCGATGCCCGCGCCCCAGAACACGAAACGCAACAGCCATTTCAGCCAGAAGGGGCGTTCGGGGGAGGGGTCTTGGCGCGCCCCTTGGGGCTGGAAGTTTCTTGCATGGGGGCCCGGAGAGTCACCGGACATTATAAAAAGCCGCCCCCTCGGCGCCTGCTGATCTTTGTTACCTCGCGCATTCCCTCTCCTGGGGCTAAGCAGAAAGTTACAGAATGCGGCTTTGACGTCACGTTTTGACAACGGTTGTCGGTTCCGGGCTTTCTGCACGCTTGGTGGGCGCTGTGCCTGCTGCTAGCATGCAACCGAACGCATATTTTTCCATTGGTTACAAATAACAGGGGGAGAGGGACCTAACTTGGCTGCTCTTGGATCATTGTTTCGTCGTCAGAATGCCCCCCTGCTGGGACTGGATGTCAGTTCGTCCAGCGTAAAGCTGGTGGAGCTCGGCCGCGAGGCCAGCGGCAAGCTGGTTCTGGAGCGCTGCGCCATCGAGCCGCTCGAACGCGGCTGGATCACCGACGGCAACGTCGAAAAATTCGACGAAGTCGCCGAAGCCGTGCGCCGTGTGGTGCGCAAGAGCGGCACCAAGACCCGCAACGTCGCGCTGGCGCTGCCGCCCTCGGCGGTCATCACCAAGAAGATCATTCTTCCGGGCGGCATGAGCGAGCAGGAGCTCGAGATCCAGGTCGAGTCCGAAGCCAACCAGTACATCCCGTTCTCGCTCGATGAAGTGAGTCTCGACTTCTGCGTGACGGGTCCGAGCACGACGTCCGTTGGCGACGTTGAGGTGCTGATCGCCGCCTCCCGCAAAGAGAAGGTGCAGGACCGCGAAGGCCTGGCGGAAGCCGCCGGCCTCAAGGCGATGATTCTTGATGTCGAGTCATACGCCTCTCGGCTGGCCACGGCGCGCCTGATCGAGCAGCTTCCCGGCAAGGGCGTGGACGCCATCGTGGCGCTGTTCGAGGTGGGCGCCTTCACGACCAGCATGCAGGTGCTGCGCAACCAGGAAGTGCTGTACGACCGCGACCAGGCTTTCGGCGGCGCACAACTTAGCCAGTTGATCGTGCGCCAGTACGGTTTCTCCGCTGAAGAGGCCGAGGCCAAGAAGCGCAGCGGCGACCTGCCCGACGACTACGGCTCGGGCGTGCTCAAGCCCTTCGTCGAAAGCATCGCGCAGGAAATCGCGCGCGCGCTCCAGTTCTTCTTCACCAGCACGCCGCACAACCGCGTCGACTACGTGCTGCTCGCGGGTGGATCGTCGTCGCTGCCGGGGTTGACGAATGCCGTGACCCGCCAGACCTCGTTCGCCTGCTCGCTCGTGAATCCGTTCGACGGTATGGACTTCGGCCCCAGCATTCGCGAGAAGAAGGTTCGCCGTGAAGCGCCTTCCTATCTGACCTCGTGCGGCCTGGCCATGCGGAGGTTCCTGCAGTGATCCTGATCAATCTGCTCCCACACCGCGAAGCCGCGCGCAAGCGCCGCCGCGAGGCCTTCTACGGCACCCTGGGCGCCGCCGCGCTGCTTGGCGTTCTGATCGCCGGCCTGGGCTACCTCTGGTTCGAAGCCCAGATTTCCGCGCAACGTTCGAAGAACGGTTTTCTGCAGGCCGAGATCAAGAAACTCGAAGTCGAGATCAAGGAAATCTCGACGCTGCAGGACGAAATCGCGGCCCTTCGCGCGCGCCAACTGGCTGTGGAAGACCTGCAAGGCGACCGCAATCTGCCAGTGCACCTGCTCAACGAGCTTGTCCGGCAATTGCCCGACGGCGTCTATCTCACCAGCATGAAGCAGGACAACCAGACCGTGACCCTGCAAGGCATGGCGCAGTCGAACGAACGCGTGTCGGAATTACTGCGCAACCTCGGCAACAACAGCCCCTGGCTGGTGAAGCCCGAGCTGGTCGAAATCACCTCGACCAACGTGAACCTGAGCCAGCGCGACCAGCGCCGTGTGGCGAACTTCACGATGCGCATCGGCCTCAAGCGGCCCACCGATGCCCAGAAGGCGGAGGCCGACAAAGCCCTGGCCGCCAAGGCACAGGCGAAGGGGTAACCGATCATGGCCATCAGCAACCGATCTCTCCCCAAAGTCGACGTCGCCACCGCACTGCGGAACTTCGGCGACCAGTTCCGCGGACTGAATCCGAACGATCCCTCGATGTGGCCGGCGGTGCCGCGCTACGCGCTGTGCCTTGCCGTGACCGCAGCGGCGCTGGCAGGCCTGTGGTTTGTCTGGCTCACGAACTCCAATGACGAGCTTGAAGCCGAGCGCGCCAAGGAAGTCACGCTCCGAGCTGACTACAAGAAGAAGGTGGCCCAAGCCGCCAACCTCGACCTGCTGAAAAAGCAGCGCGAACAGGTGCAGCAGTACGTGATCCTGCTCGAGAAGCAACTGCCCAGCAAGGCGGAAATGGATGCACTGCTCTCCGACATCAACCAGGCCGGCCTCGGCCGCAGCCTGCAGTTCGAGCTGTTCCGCCCGGGCCAGGTCTCGGTCAAGGACTATTACGCCGAGCTGCCGATCGCCGTGCGCGTCACGGGCCGGTATCACGACATGGGCGCCTTCGCGGCCGACGTGGCCAGCCTGTCGCGCATCGTGACGCTCAACAATGTGACCGTCACACCGCAGAAGGACAAGGACGTGCTGACGATGGACGCCACCGCGCGCACCTACCGCTACCTCGATGAAGACGAGCGGGCCGCCCAGAAACGCGCCACGGCGCCGAAGGCGAAGAAATGAAGCCGGTCGCCAGAGTTCTGTGGCTGGCATTGGCCACGCTGGGCCTGAGCGCCTGCGGCAATTCCGACCAGGAAGACCTGCAGCGCTGGATGGTCGAGGAGCGCGCCCAGGTGAAGCCTTCGGTGCCGCCGATCTCGGAGCCCAAGAAGTTCACGCCACAGGCCTACACCGAGGCCTCGTCCTTCGAGCCCTTCAACATGCTGAAGCTGACGCAGGCGCTGCGCCGCGAGTCGAACCAGCCGAGCACCTCCGAGTTGATCGCTCCTGAACTGGCGCGCCGAAAGGAGGCGCTCGAGGGGTTTCCGCTCGACACCATGGCGATGGTCGGCAGCATGAACCGCAACGGCCAGCCGGTGGCGCTCGTGCGCGTGGACAAGCTGCTCTACAAGGTGCGCGTCGGCGAGTACCTGGGGCTCAACTACGGGCGCATCACCCGTATCAACGAAACCGAAGTCGCCCTGCGCGAGATCGTGCAGGACGCCGCCGGCGAATGGATCGAACGCGTAGCCACGCTGCAGTTGCAAGAGAGTGCGAAATGAACCAAAAAAAATCAACGATGGCACAGTGGCTGCGCGCCGCCGGGCTGGGTCTGCTGGCTTTCGGTGCCCTGACCGTCGCCCATGCGCAAAACGCGATTGAATCGGTAACGAGCTCGACCCAGTCGGGTGCGGAAGTGATCCGTATCGACCTGGCCCAGCCGCTCACTGCGGTGCCCGCCGGGTTCTCCGTGCAGACACCGGCGCGCATCGCGCTGGACTTCCCGGGCGTGACGAACGCCATCGGGCGTTCGGCCATCGAGGTCAACCAGGGCAACCTGCGTTCGGTCAACGTGGTGCAGGCCGGTGATCGCAGCCGCGTGGTGTTGAACCTGAAGCAGGCCACGGCCTACAAGGCCGAGATCCAGGGCAAGTCGTTGCTGGTCGTGCTCGAGCCGGTCG
Encoded here:
- a CDS encoding penicillin-binding protein 1A, which translates into the protein MSGDSPGPHARNFQPQGARQDPSPERPFWLKWLLRFVFWGAGIAAAGLLSILCVVAVALAVAYPNLPDISELSDYRPKLPLRVFSAEGTQIGEFGEERRNLTPIAAIPKVVKDAVLAAEDSRFYDHGGVDYKGLVRAGLANLNRVKSQGASTITMQVARNVYLSSEKTLTRKIYEVLLTFKLEHMLSKDQIFEIYLNQIYLGNRAYGFAAASEAYFGKPLSEMTIAEAAMLAGLPKAPGANNPVNNPQRARGRQFYVIDRMQEAGFITAEQAAEAKKEQLHLRDAADPNRLHAEYVAETVRQLMYAQYGDSTYTRGLKVYTSLVAADQAAAYKALRKGIMDYERRQVYRGPEKFIDLPNDPKELDEAVDDVLNDHPDNGDVMAAVVLKATPKEIQAIRANGDAVQITGDGLKPAQSGLSDKAPPNIKIRRGAVIRVAKTPKNTWEITQLPEVEGAFVAMDPRDGAIKALVGGFDFGKNKFNHVTQAWRQPGSSFKPFIYSAALEKGFTPATVINDGPLFFDAGTTGGQPWEPKNYGGGFDGPMSMRTALMKSRNLVSIRILQSIGTRYAQDWITNFGFDKDKHPAYLPMALGAGAVTPMQMAVGYSVFANGGYRVNPYLVTRITDHKDRVLVDVQPPLLNETSRAIPQRNAFIMDTLLQSITRAGTAAKAQAMLKRPDLYGKTGTTNDSLDAWFAGFQPTMTAISWIGYDTPRNLGDRETGGGLSLPIWINYMETALKGVPVTDLSTTPPSGIVTVGGEWYYDDYAPGRGVSSLGVESSAPVAPAEALSGPAISAPAPPEERNRILDLFRN
- a CDS encoding pilus assembly protein PilM, encoding MAALGSLFRRQNAPLLGLDVSSSSVKLVELGREASGKLVLERCAIEPLERGWITDGNVEKFDEVAEAVRRVVRKSGTKTRNVALALPPSAVITKKIILPGGMSEQELEIQVESEANQYIPFSLDEVSLDFCVTGPSTTSVGDVEVLIAASRKEKVQDREGLAEAAGLKAMILDVESYASRLATARLIEQLPGKGVDAIVALFEVGAFTTSMQVLRNQEVLYDRDQAFGGAQLSQLIVRQYGFSAEEAEAKKRSGDLPDDYGSGVLKPFVESIAQEIARALQFFFTSTPHNRVDYVLLAGGSSSLPGLTNAVTRQTSFACSLVNPFDGMDFGPSIREKKVRREAPSYLTSCGLAMRRFLQ
- a CDS encoding PilN domain-containing protein translates to MILINLLPHREAARKRRREAFYGTLGAAALLGVLIAGLGYLWFEAQISAQRSKNGFLQAEIKKLEVEIKEISTLQDEIAALRARQLAVEDLQGDRNLPVHLLNELVRQLPDGVYLTSMKQDNQTVTLQGMAQSNERVSELLRNLGNNSPWLVKPELVEITSTNVNLSQRDQRRVANFTMRIGLKRPTDAQKAEADKALAAKAQAKG
- a CDS encoding type 4a pilus biogenesis protein PilO; translated protein: MAISNRSLPKVDVATALRNFGDQFRGLNPNDPSMWPAVPRYALCLAVTAAALAGLWFVWLTNSNDELEAERAKEVTLRADYKKKVAQAANLDLLKKQREQVQQYVILLEKQLPSKAEMDALLSDINQAGLGRSLQFELFRPGQVSVKDYYAELPIAVRVTGRYHDMGAFAADVASLSRIVTLNNVTVTPQKDKDVLTMDATARTYRYLDEDERAAQKRATAPKAKK
- a CDS encoding pilus assembly protein PilP — translated: MKPVARVLWLALATLGLSACGNSDQEDLQRWMVEERAQVKPSVPPISEPKKFTPQAYTEASSFEPFNMLKLTQALRRESNQPSTSELIAPELARRKEALEGFPLDTMAMVGSMNRNGQPVALVRVDKLLYKVRVGEYLGLNYGRITRINETEVALREIVQDAAGEWIERVATLQLQESAK